From a region of the Molothrus ater isolate BHLD 08-10-18 breed brown headed cowbird chromosome 15, BPBGC_Mater_1.1, whole genome shotgun sequence genome:
- the NIPAL4 gene encoding magnesium transporter NIPA4 isoform X1, translated as MEPLETNSSCSNGSLITLSCLSHRVVCQVISSAVPADSVLDNGTSDSSWITRLENNYGFYIGLGLAVFSSFLIGSSVILKKKGLLRLVEKGGTRAGDGGHGYLKDWLWWAGLLTMGGGEAANFAAYAFAPATIVTPLGALSVLISAILSSYLLGERLNLLGKLGCLLSLVGSTVMVIHAPEDEEVTTLEEMTSKLKEPGFLAYAAILLALCFLLIFCLAPRYGQSNILIYLTICSVIGAFSVSSVKGLGIAIKGFFAGQPVLQNPLTWILVITLVASITTQINYLNKSLDIFNTSLVFPIYYVLFTTIVITTSIILFKEWVTMTVVDIIGTVCGFLTIILGVFLLHAFKDMDVSFGNLPQVLQNEQPAPVTRDDKNILIEVDNSSIAPEDKPKVFMLYT; from the exons ATGGAGCCGCTGGAGAcgaacagcagctgcagcaacg GGTCTCTGATCACCCTTTCGTGCCTTTCCCACCGGGTCGTGTGCCAAGTGATCAGCAGTGCTGTCCCAGCTGACTCTGTCCTGGACAATGGGACTTCAGACAGCTCCTGGATAACTCGGCTGGAAAACAACTATGGATTCTACATTGGCCTGGGCTTGGCTGTCTTCTCCAGCTTCCTCATCGGGAGCAGCGTCATCCTCAAGAAAAAGGGACTGCTAAGGCTGGTGGAGAAGGGAGGCACCAGGGCAG gaGATGGAGGCCATGGCTACCTAAAGGACTGGCTCTGGTGGGCTGGCTTGTTAACCA TGGGTGGAGGGGAAGCTGCCAACTTTGCTGCCTATGCCTTTGCTCCTGCAACTATTGTCACACCTCTGGGGGCTCTGAGCGTGCTCATAAG TGCCATTCTGTCCTCATATTTGCTTGGAGAACGGCTCAAcctgctgggaaagctgggcTGCCTGCTGAGCCTGGTGGGCAGCACTGTGATGGTCATACATGCCCCAGAGGACGAGGAGGTCACCACTCTGGAGGAAATGACTTCCAAGCTGAAGGAGCCGG gTTTCCTGGCTTATGCTGCAATCCTCCTGgctctctgcttcctcctgatCTTCTGCCTCGCCCCCCGTTATGGCCAGAGCAACATCCTCATCTACCTCACCATCTGCTCCGTTATCGGTGCCTTCTCCGTGTCCTCCGTCAAGGGCTTGGGAATTGCCATCAAGGGCTTCTTTGCTggccagcctgtgctgcagaaccCACTGACCTGGATCCTGGTCATCACTCTGGTGGCATCCATCACCACGCAGATCAACTACCTCAACAAGTCTCTGGACATTTTCAACACCTCTTTGGTGTTCCCCATCTACTATGTGCTGTTCACCACCATAGTCATCACCACTTCCATCATCCTCTTTAAGGAGTGGGTCACCATGACTGTGGTTGACATCATTGGGACAGTCTGCGGCTTCCTCACCATcattttgggggtgtttttacTCCATGCTTTCAAAGACATGGATGTCAGTTTTGGGAATTTACCCCAAGTCCTTCAGAACGAACAGCCAGCACCGGTCACCAGAGATGACAAGAACATCCTGATAGAGGTGGACAACTCCAGCATTGCTCCAGAGGACAAACCCAAAGTATTCATGCTCTACACTTAG
- the NIPAL4 gene encoding magnesium transporter NIPA4 isoform X2, giving the protein MEPLETNSSCSNGSLITLSCLSHRVVCQVISSAVPADSVLDNGTSDSSWITRLENNYGFYIGLGLAVFSSFLIGSSVILKKKGLLRLVEKGGTRAGDGGHGYLKDWLWWAGLLTMGGGEAANFAAYAFAPATIVTPLGALSVLISAILSSYLLGERLNLLGKLGCLLSLVGSTVMVIHAPEDEEVTTLEEMTSKLKEPGFLAYAAILLALCFLLIFCLAPRYGQSNILIYLTICSVIGAFSVSSVKGLGIAIKGFFAGQPVLQNPLTWILVITLVASITTQINYLNKSLDIFNTSLVFPIYYVLFTTIVITTSIILFKEWVTMTVVDIIGTVCGFLTIILGVFLLHAFKDMDVSFGNLPQVLQNEQPAPVTRDDKNILIEVDNSSIAPEDKPKTLA; this is encoded by the exons ATGGAGCCGCTGGAGAcgaacagcagctgcagcaacg GGTCTCTGATCACCCTTTCGTGCCTTTCCCACCGGGTCGTGTGCCAAGTGATCAGCAGTGCTGTCCCAGCTGACTCTGTCCTGGACAATGGGACTTCAGACAGCTCCTGGATAACTCGGCTGGAAAACAACTATGGATTCTACATTGGCCTGGGCTTGGCTGTCTTCTCCAGCTTCCTCATCGGGAGCAGCGTCATCCTCAAGAAAAAGGGACTGCTAAGGCTGGTGGAGAAGGGAGGCACCAGGGCAG gaGATGGAGGCCATGGCTACCTAAAGGACTGGCTCTGGTGGGCTGGCTTGTTAACCA TGGGTGGAGGGGAAGCTGCCAACTTTGCTGCCTATGCCTTTGCTCCTGCAACTATTGTCACACCTCTGGGGGCTCTGAGCGTGCTCATAAG TGCCATTCTGTCCTCATATTTGCTTGGAGAACGGCTCAAcctgctgggaaagctgggcTGCCTGCTGAGCCTGGTGGGCAGCACTGTGATGGTCATACATGCCCCAGAGGACGAGGAGGTCACCACTCTGGAGGAAATGACTTCCAAGCTGAAGGAGCCGG gTTTCCTGGCTTATGCTGCAATCCTCCTGgctctctgcttcctcctgatCTTCTGCCTCGCCCCCCGTTATGGCCAGAGCAACATCCTCATCTACCTCACCATCTGCTCCGTTATCGGTGCCTTCTCCGTGTCCTCCGTCAAGGGCTTGGGAATTGCCATCAAGGGCTTCTTTGCTggccagcctgtgctgcagaaccCACTGACCTGGATCCTGGTCATCACTCTGGTGGCATCCATCACCACGCAGATCAACTACCTCAACAAGTCTCTGGACATTTTCAACACCTCTTTGGTGTTCCCCATCTACTATGTGCTGTTCACCACCATAGTCATCACCACTTCCATCATCCTCTTTAAGGAGTGGGTCACCATGACTGTGGTTGACATCATTGGGACAGTCTGCGGCTTCCTCACCATcattttgggggtgtttttacTCCATGCTTTCAAAGACATGGATGTCAGTTTTGGGAATTTACCCCAAGTCCTTCAGAACGAACAGCCAGCACCGGTCACCAGAGATGACAAGAACATCCTGATAGAGGTGGACAACTCCAGCATTGCTCCAGAGGACAAACCCAAA ACACTTGCATGA